A stretch of Pseudomonas oryzicola DNA encodes these proteins:
- a CDS encoding efflux RND transporter periplasmic adaptor subunit, protein MKKPLLTLGRVVLTLLVVTFAAVLVWQMVVYYMFAPWTRDGHIRADVIQIAPDVSGLIQKVEVRDNQTVKRGDVLFTIDQDRFTLALRQARATLGERQETLAQATREAQRNRKLGNLVAAEQLEESQSREARARSAVSEAQVAVDTAQLNLDRSVVRSPVDGYLNDRAPRNHEFVTAGRPVLSVVDSASYHVDGYFEETKLGGIHIGDAVDIRVMGDNTRLSGHVQSFAAGIEDRDRSSGANLLPNVNPAFSWVRLAQRIPVRIAFDEVPQDFRMIAGRTATVSIIEGQHP, encoded by the coding sequence ATGAAAAAACCTTTGCTGACCTTGGGCCGTGTGGTCCTGACCTTGCTGGTAGTGACCTTCGCCGCCGTGCTCGTGTGGCAGATGGTGGTCTACTACATGTTCGCCCCCTGGACCCGCGACGGCCATATCCGTGCCGACGTGATCCAGATCGCTCCAGATGTTTCCGGGCTGATCCAGAAGGTCGAGGTGCGCGACAACCAGACCGTCAAGCGCGGCGATGTGCTGTTCACCATCGATCAGGACCGCTTCACCCTGGCCCTGCGCCAGGCCAGGGCGACCCTGGGCGAGCGCCAGGAAACCCTGGCCCAGGCTACTCGCGAAGCGCAGCGCAACCGCAAGCTGGGTAACCTGGTGGCCGCCGAGCAACTGGAAGAAAGCCAGTCCCGCGAGGCTCGTGCCCGCTCGGCGGTCAGCGAGGCGCAAGTGGCGGTCGATACCGCCCAGCTCAACCTCGATCGTTCGGTGGTGCGCAGCCCGGTGGACGGCTACCTCAACGACCGTGCGCCGCGTAATCATGAATTTGTCACCGCAGGCCGGCCGGTGCTGTCGGTGGTCGACAGCGCCTCGTACCACGTCGATGGTTACTTCGAAGAAACCAAGCTGGGCGGCATCCACATTGGCGATGCCGTGGATATTCGGGTCATGGGCGACAACACCCGCCTGAGCGGTCATGTGCAGAGCTTCGCTGCCGGTATCGAAGACCGCGACCGCAGCAGCGGGGCCAACCTGCTGCCCAACGTCAACCCAGCGTTCAGCTGGGTGCGTCTGGCCCAGCGTATTCCGGTACGCATCGCCTTCGACGAAGTGCCGCAGGACTTCCGCATGATCGCCGGGCGAACCGCCACGGTGTCGATCATCGAGGGCCAGCACCCATGA
- a CDS encoding DUF1656 domain-containing protein, producing MIGELDISGVFLPTLLVMMFGTYLLFLGVHAVLVRVHFYRLVWHRALFNVALYAVLLGAVDHFCRNLMLP from the coding sequence GTGATTGGTGAACTGGATATCAGCGGGGTATTCCTGCCCACGCTGCTGGTGATGATGTTTGGCACCTACCTGCTGTTCCTCGGGGTGCACGCGGTGCTGGTGCGCGTGCATTTCTACCGCCTGGTCTGGCACCGGGCGTTGTTCAACGTTGCCTTGTATGCCGTGCTGCTTGGTGCGGTGGACCACTTTTGCCGAAACCTGATGCTGCCATGA
- a CDS encoding efflux transporter outer membrane subunit: MKQLMLAGLCLSLGACMMVGPDYEVPKDAAVQRSDLNGPLRRDADSVVSAPVPEDWWQLYQDPRLNELVRQALSANTELRVAAANIAKARAQVEVAESEGGFNGGVKLGAQRLQESGEAFLLPEKVPVANIGEAIVSASYQFDLWGTFKRGTEAAKANADAVQAAADTARITLVADVVKAYTQVCSANEEYHIARESLDLQEQSVKLTQRLRDAGRGDETQVTRSQTQFKSLRAELPRFKAEREAGMYTLAALLAKPVEQLPAGTAECAELPHLSQLVPVGDGAALLKRRPDVRQAERQLAAATANIGVATGALYPDISIGAQVGTIGILENLGEPATNRWGFGPQVSWTIPTNGTRARIRMAEASTQAALANFDGVVLNAIRETQTRLAQYSALLDRRDALAEAEKSAKEAADQTHRYYQAGRESFLADLQATRTYTDMRAQLAAANSQVALGQIGVFLALGGGWNEAGKQ, encoded by the coding sequence ATGAAACAGCTGATGCTGGCCGGCCTGTGCCTGTCGCTGGGGGCATGCATGATGGTTGGCCCCGACTATGAAGTGCCGAAGGATGCCGCAGTGCAGCGCAGTGACCTCAATGGCCCGTTGCGCCGGGATGCTGACAGTGTGGTGTCGGCGCCGGTGCCTGAGGACTGGTGGCAGTTGTATCAGGACCCGCGCCTGAACGAGCTGGTGCGTCAGGCCCTGAGTGCCAACACCGAACTGCGTGTGGCCGCTGCCAACATCGCCAAGGCCCGCGCTCAGGTCGAAGTGGCCGAGTCGGAAGGTGGCTTCAACGGTGGCGTCAAACTGGGTGCCCAGCGCCTGCAGGAGTCTGGCGAAGCCTTCCTGCTGCCCGAGAAAGTGCCGGTGGCCAATATCGGTGAGGCGATTGTCAGCGCCTCGTATCAGTTCGACCTGTGGGGCACCTTCAAGCGCGGTACCGAGGCCGCCAAGGCCAATGCCGATGCTGTGCAGGCCGCTGCCGACACTGCCCGCATCACCTTGGTGGCAGATGTGGTCAAGGCCTACACCCAGGTATGCTCGGCCAACGAGGAGTACCATATCGCCCGCGAGTCGCTCGACCTGCAGGAACAAAGCGTAAAGCTCACCCAGCGCCTGCGTGATGCCGGCCGTGGTGACGAAACCCAGGTCACCCGCTCGCAGACCCAGTTCAAGTCCTTGCGCGCGGAGCTGCCACGCTTCAAGGCCGAGCGCGAGGCTGGCATGTACACCCTGGCGGCCTTGCTGGCCAAGCCGGTGGAGCAACTGCCCGCCGGCACTGCCGAGTGTGCCGAACTGCCGCACCTGAGCCAGCTGGTGCCCGTCGGCGATGGCGCTGCCCTGCTCAAGCGCCGCCCCGACGTGCGCCAGGCCGAACGCCAGCTGGCCGCTGCCACTGCCAACATTGGTGTCGCCACCGGTGCGCTGTACCCGGATATCAGTATCGGCGCCCAGGTCGGCACCATCGGTATCCTCGAGAATCTCGGCGAGCCGGCGACCAATCGTTGGGGTTTTGGCCCGCAGGTCAGCTGGACCATCCCCACCAATGGCACCCGCGCCCGCATTCGCATGGCCGAAGCCTCGACCCAGGCGGCCTTGGCGAATTTCGATGGGGTGGTGCTGAACGCCATCCGCGAAACCCAGACCCGCCTGGCGCAGTACAGTGCCTTGCTGGACCGGCGCGATGCACTGGCCGAGGCGGAGAAGTCGGCCAAGGAAGCGGCCGACCAGACCCACCGCTATTACCAGGCGGGGCGTGAATCGTTCCTGGCGGATTTGCAGGCAACGCGCACCTATACCGACATGCGCGCGCAGTTGGCGGCGGCCAATAGCCAGGTGGCGTTGGGGCAGATTGGTGTGTTCCTGGCGTTGGGTGGGGGGTGGAATGAGGCTGGGAAGCAGTGA
- a CDS encoding immunoglobulin-like domain-containing protein, with protein LSLGIKSAVDVDGRTFENLQLGDAAKVQVTDTTDEVVAKLTATPSVTEGGVITYTVTLTNKDGLPIDKHGALTFTLNDGTTITVPANGTTGSVTVTAPDNVYTGANDPVIKSIASVSGTDVGKFEQLTLDKTPVSTTVTDEPGSGQGDVTTVGISGSTSVTEGETGHYTLALSNPSKSEVTITLSYSGTANNGEDFTGVAIVKIPANSTGITFDIATIDDKLVEGTENFTVKIESATGGGFENLKVDSSNASVTTSILDNDHLPVSPGGAVFGVEDTAYVFAWGDFKVTDADANTGLSVTITSLPAAGSLQFFNGTTWVNVTVGQVVSQADITANNLKFVPAPNQSGADNYGGNGVGNQQADYAQFKFKPNDGSNLGSEVTMKVDISPVADKPTLSFGSAEVESKGLTKEVWTSLKGLGTDGSGITGDALKTVFANSGNANGSSTTTNVQSDGSVSAGTGSKTSGLIYLEAGKTYNFSGTADDSFVVTIGGKTVVTATWGAGGQVSGSFTPNTSGYYPIEVYHANQSGPGSYDLNIQVGSGAVTDLSSSNIKMYQNVTEMANAGLGVSDLHTVNGQSYYDGYKLNEGPEGGSVKLVGISTALTDTDGSESLNVSLSGIPKGTVLSDGAGHTVTVGTGPVDVTGWKLSSLTLTPPAYFKGSFDITVTSVATESLGGSAVTTGNIPVTVYAATYKANVGTSGNDAMTGGEGNDIMVADVSGLNVVQGKNYNIAFIVDSSGSMSDKSISDAKTQLASVFNTLKASLGSDTSGTVNIFLVDFDTQVKQNVAVNLADPNALSKLQSVLNSMASGGGTNYEDVFKATANFFKSTMASSNTNAENLTYFITDGKPTYYQSGESTNPRLWTNGKSLDDVVNVNNYKLGDTFSVWADATHKVEISSSGSVKVLTYGENKKGELVLQSTNTVGTLHAQGDGTYEFSSLDGSGYGEYWNYQESAAGTTASFNLLGGTNGVSKVQAIGLNSDVTLNDLKPYDSAGKPQAGIDPSDLAKAILGHSEATLPGADSIDGGNGNDIIFGDLITLDGVVSEGYQALQTYVAQKSGVEASAITTSNVHQYITEHYNEFDISGPNDGHDLLSGGNGNDILFGQGGNDTLDGGKGNDILLGGTGNDTLIGGQGNDILIGGSGADTFVWKAGDLGNDVIKDFKVAEGDRIDLKDLLQGEKGSTIDNYLKLTTVEGTTTLQVSSEGKLNTEGGIANADVTIKLEGVNWSNTTINSLISGADPTIIIHNKDS; from the coding sequence CTCAGCCTGGGCATCAAGTCGGCTGTGGACGTCGATGGCCGTACCTTCGAGAACCTGCAACTGGGCGATGCGGCCAAGGTTCAGGTCACTGACACCACTGATGAAGTGGTGGCCAAGCTGACTGCGACCCCTTCGGTGACTGAAGGCGGCGTAATCACCTACACCGTGACCCTGACCAACAAAGATGGCCTGCCGATCGACAAGCACGGTGCACTGACCTTCACCCTGAACGATGGCACCACCATCACCGTGCCGGCCAATGGCACGACCGGTTCGGTCACCGTCACCGCGCCGGACAACGTGTACACCGGTGCGAATGACCCTGTGATCAAGTCGATCGCTTCGGTCAGCGGCACCGACGTCGGCAAGTTCGAACAGCTAACCTTGGACAAGACCCCTGTAAGCACCACCGTGACCGATGAACCAGGCAGCGGCCAGGGCGATGTCACCACGGTCGGCATCAGCGGTAGCACGTCGGTGACCGAAGGCGAAACCGGCCACTACACGCTGGCCCTGAGCAACCCGTCGAAGTCTGAGGTCACCATTACCCTCAGCTACAGCGGTACTGCCAATAATGGCGAGGACTTCACCGGTGTCGCCATCGTGAAGATCCCGGCCAACAGCACCGGCATCACGTTCGACATCGCGACCATCGACGACAAGCTTGTCGAGGGTACCGAGAACTTCACCGTGAAGATCGAAAGCGCCACCGGTGGCGGCTTCGAAAACCTGAAGGTCGACAGCAGCAATGCCAGCGTGACCACGTCCATCCTCGACAATGACCACCTGCCGGTTTCGCCTGGCGGTGCAGTGTTTGGCGTGGAAGACACCGCCTACGTGTTTGCCTGGGGTGATTTCAAAGTCACCGATGCCGATGCCAACACCGGCTTGTCCGTGACCATTACCTCGCTCCCGGCCGCTGGTAGTCTGCAGTTCTTCAACGGTACCACCTGGGTGAACGTGACCGTCGGCCAGGTGGTCAGCCAGGCTGACATTACTGCCAACAACCTCAAGTTCGTTCCGGCTCCCAACCAGTCGGGCGCGGACAACTACGGTGGGAATGGCGTAGGTAACCAGCAGGCCGACTACGCGCAGTTCAAGTTCAAGCCGAACGATGGCAGCAACCTGGGCAGTGAAGTGACCATGAAGGTCGACATCAGCCCGGTTGCCGACAAGCCGACCCTGAGCTTCGGCAGCGCCGAGGTCGAGTCCAAAGGCCTGACCAAGGAAGTGTGGACCAGCCTCAAAGGCCTGGGTACCGACGGTAGTGGCATTACCGGCGACGCCCTGAAGACGGTCTTTGCCAACTCCGGCAATGCCAACGGCAGCAGCACCACCACCAATGTGCAGTCCGACGGCAGCGTCAGTGCCGGTACCGGCTCGAAAACCTCCGGCCTGATCTATCTGGAAGCCGGCAAGACCTACAACTTCAGCGGCACTGCCGACGACAGCTTCGTGGTCACCATCGGTGGCAAGACGGTGGTCACGGCCACCTGGGGCGCGGGTGGACAGGTTTCGGGCAGCTTCACCCCGAACACCAGTGGCTACTACCCGATCGAGGTCTATCATGCCAACCAGAGCGGGCCAGGCAGCTATGACCTGAACATCCAGGTCGGCTCGGGTGCTGTCACCGACCTGAGCAGCTCGAACATCAAGATGTACCAGAACGTGACCGAGATGGCCAACGCCGGCCTGGGCGTGTCCGACCTGCACACCGTCAATGGCCAGAGCTACTACGACGGCTACAAGCTCAATGAAGGGCCGGAAGGTGGTTCGGTGAAACTGGTCGGGATCTCGACTGCGTTGACCGATACCGACGGTTCCGAGAGCCTGAATGTGTCCCTTAGCGGTATTCCGAAAGGCACCGTGCTGAGCGATGGCGCAGGGCACACTGTCACGGTCGGCACCGGCCCTGTAGATGTGACCGGCTGGAAACTCAGCAGTCTGACGCTGACTCCGCCAGCTTACTTCAAAGGTTCGTTCGACATCACGGTCACTTCGGTCGCAACCGAAAGCCTCGGCGGTTCGGCGGTCACCACCGGCAATATTCCGGTGACCGTGTACGCTGCAACTTACAAAGCCAACGTTGGTACTTCGGGCAACGATGCGATGACCGGCGGCGAAGGCAACGACATCATGGTTGCTGACGTATCCGGCCTGAACGTGGTTCAAGGCAAGAACTACAACATTGCCTTTATCGTCGACAGCTCGGGCAGCATGAGCGACAAGTCGATTTCGGACGCGAAGACCCAGCTCGCCTCGGTGTTCAATACGCTCAAGGCCAGCCTGGGTTCGGACACATCGGGCACGGTCAACATCTTCCTGGTCGACTTCGATACCCAGGTCAAGCAGAACGTGGCGGTGAACCTTGCCGACCCGAATGCCTTGAGCAAGCTGCAATCCGTATTGAACTCCATGGCGAGCGGTGGCGGTACCAACTACGAAGACGTGTTCAAGGCCACGGCCAACTTCTTCAAGAGCACCATGGCCAGCAGTAACACCAATGCCGAGAACCTGACCTACTTCATCACCGACGGCAAGCCGACTTACTACCAGAGTGGGGAGAGTACCAACCCGCGGCTGTGGACCAACGGCAAGTCCCTGGATGACGTGGTCAATGTCAACAACTACAAACTTGGCGACACCTTCAGCGTGTGGGCTGACGCCACTCACAAAGTCGAGATCAGCAGTAGTGGCTCGGTCAAGGTTCTGACCTACGGCGAGAACAAGAAGGGTGAGTTGGTGCTGCAGTCCACCAACACCGTCGGAACCCTGCATGCCCAGGGCGACGGCACCTACGAGTTCTCCAGCCTGGACGGTTCGGGCTACGGTGAGTACTGGAACTACCAGGAGTCGGCAGCGGGCACTACCGCGAGCTTCAACCTGCTCGGTGGCACCAATGGCGTGAGTAAAGTGCAGGCCATCGGCTTGAACAGCGATGTCACGCTGAACGACCTGAAACCGTACGATTCTGCTGGCAAACCGCAGGCAGGCATTGACCCGTCCGATCTGGCCAAGGCGATTCTCGGCCATTCCGAGGCGACCTTGCCGGGCGCTGACAGCATTGATGGCGGCAACGGCAACGACATCATCTTCGGCGACCTGATCACTCTCGACGGTGTCGTCAGCGAAGGCTACCAAGCGCTGCAGACGTATGTGGCACAGAAGAGTGGAGTCGAAGCCAGTGCCATTACCACCAGCAATGTCCACCAGTACATTACCGAGCACTACAACGAGTTCGATATTTCCGGTCCCAACGACGGTCACGACCTCCTGTCGGGCGGCAATGGCAACGACATCCTCTTCGGCCAGGGGGGGAACGACACGCTGGATGGTGGCAAAGGCAACGACATCCTGCTGGGCGGTACAGGCAATGACACCCTCATCGGTGGCCAGGGCAACGATATCCTGATCGGCGGAAGCGGTGCCGACACCTTCGTGTGGAAGGCTGGTGACCTCGGCAACGATGTGATCAAGGACTTCAAGGTGGCCGAGGGCGACCGGATCGACCTGAAGGACCTGCTGCAGGGCGAGAAGGGCAGCACCATCGACAACTACCTGAAACTCACCACGGTGGAAGGCACGACGACGTTGCAGGTCAGCAGCGAAGGCAAGCTGAACACTGAAGGTGGTATCGCCAATGCCGACGTGACCATCAAGCTGGAAGGGGTGAACTGGTCCAACACCACGATCAATTCGTTGATCAGCGGTGCTGACCCGACCATCATCATCCACAACAAGGACAGCTGA
- a CDS encoding FUSC family protein — MNGFFSSVPPARDWFYGVRTFAASMIALYIALLMQLPRPYWAMATVYIVSSPFLGPTSSKALYRALGTLLGAGGAIFLVPPLVQSPLLLSIAIALWTGTLLFLSLNLRTANNYVLMLAGYTLPMIALAVVDNPLAVFDVASSRAQEICLGIVCAAVVGAIFWPRRLAPVVVGATNTWFSEAIRYSDTYLARQASADQVGGLRGTMVITFNSLELMIGQLGHEGAGPHTLKNARELRGRMIHLLPVIDALDDALVALEGRAPEKFAQMRPLLDAAREWLKGTADSASPARWAALHEQIERLQPGAAALDQRAELLLSNALYRLTEWADLWQDCCSLQHALRSDDAKPWRAVYRHWRLGRLTAFFDRGLMLYSVASTVLAIVVACGLWIGLGWNDGASAVILAAVSCSFFAAMDDPAPQIYRFFFWTLMSVIFSSLYLFLVLPNLHDFPMLVLAFAVPFICVGTLTVQPRFYLGTLLTIVNTSTFISIQGAYDADFFTFLNSNLAGPVGLLFAFIWTLVMRPFGVELAAKRMTRFAWRDIVEMTEPATLAEHRHVGVQMLDRLMQHLPRLSQTGQDSGVALRDLRVGLNLLDLLAYMPRAGQLARERLATVIEEVGAHYAACLRTGERLHAPAALLRNMERARLALNLDELYERGDARTHLLHALSGLRLALLPGVEVMLEPAEQPQLPPGLDGAPL; from the coding sequence ATGAACGGTTTCTTCAGCTCGGTGCCACCGGCCCGCGACTGGTTCTATGGCGTGCGTACTTTCGCCGCCTCCATGATTGCCTTGTATATCGCCTTGCTCATGCAACTGCCACGCCCCTATTGGGCCATGGCCACGGTGTACATCGTCTCCAGCCCCTTCCTTGGCCCGACCAGCTCCAAGGCCCTGTACCGTGCCCTCGGCACGCTGCTGGGTGCCGGTGGCGCGATCTTCCTGGTGCCGCCTTTGGTACAGTCGCCGTTGCTGCTGAGTATCGCGATCGCCCTGTGGACCGGCACCTTGTTGTTCCTTTCACTGAATCTGCGCACCGCCAACAACTACGTGCTGATGCTGGCGGGCTACACCTTGCCGATGATCGCCCTGGCGGTGGTGGACAATCCGTTGGCCGTGTTCGACGTGGCGTCTTCCCGTGCTCAGGAAATCTGCCTGGGTATCGTTTGCGCGGCAGTGGTCGGGGCCATCTTCTGGCCGCGTCGGCTGGCGCCGGTGGTGGTCGGTGCCACCAATACCTGGTTCAGCGAGGCGATCCGTTACAGCGATACCTACCTCGCCCGCCAGGCCAGCGCCGACCAGGTGGGTGGCCTGCGTGGCACAATGGTCATCACCTTCAACTCGCTGGAACTGATGATCGGCCAGCTCGGCCATGAAGGTGCCGGCCCGCACACCCTGAAGAATGCCCGCGAATTGCGCGGGCGCATGATCCACCTGCTACCGGTGATCGACGCGCTCGACGACGCCCTGGTCGCCCTCGAAGGGCGTGCCCCGGAGAAATTTGCCCAGATGCGCCCGCTGCTGGATGCTGCTCGCGAATGGCTCAAGGGCACTGCCGACAGCGCTTCACCCGCCCGCTGGGCCGCCTTGCACGAGCAGATCGAGCGCCTGCAGCCCGGCGCCGCAGCCCTCGACCAACGCGCTGAACTGCTGCTGTCCAATGCCCTGTATCGCCTGACTGAATGGGCCGACCTGTGGCAGGACTGCTGCAGCCTGCAACACGCCTTGCGCAGCGACGATGCCAAACCCTGGCGCGCGGTGTACCGCCACTGGCGGCTGGGCCGCCTGACAGCGTTCTTCGATCGCGGGTTGATGCTGTATTCGGTGGCCTCCACCGTGCTGGCCATCGTTGTCGCCTGCGGCCTGTGGATCGGCCTGGGCTGGAACGACGGGGCCAGCGCGGTGATCCTCGCTGCCGTATCGTGCAGCTTCTTCGCTGCCATGGACGACCCGGCGCCGCAGATCTACAGGTTCTTCTTCTGGACGCTGATGTCGGTGATCTTCTCCAGCCTGTACCTGTTCCTGGTGCTGCCCAACCTGCACGACTTCCCGATGCTGGTGCTGGCCTTTGCCGTGCCGTTCATCTGCGTCGGCACTCTGACCGTGCAACCACGCTTCTACCTCGGCACCTTGCTGACCATCGTCAACACCTCGACCTTCATCAGCATCCAGGGTGCCTACGACGCGGATTTCTTCACCTTCCTCAACTCCAACCTGGCCGGCCCCGTCGGCTTGCTGTTCGCCTTCATCTGGACCTTGGTGATGCGCCCGTTCGGCGTGGAGCTGGCGGCCAAGCGCATGACCCGCTTCGCCTGGCGCGATATCGTCGAAATGACCGAGCCGGCCACCCTTGCCGAACACCGCCACGTGGGTGTGCAGATGCTCGACCGCCTGATGCAGCACCTGCCGCGCCTGTCGCAGACCGGGCAGGACAGCGGCGTGGCGCTGCGTGACCTGCGCGTAGGGCTTAACCTGCTGGACCTACTGGCCTATATGCCGCGTGCCGGCCAGCTGGCCCGTGAGCGACTGGCCACCGTGATCGAGGAAGTCGGCGCGCATTACGCTGCCTGCCTGCGCACCGGCGAACGCCTGCATGCGCCCGCTGCGCTGCTGCGCAACATGGAGCGCGCGCGCCTGGCGCTGAACCTCGATGAGCTGTACGAGCGCGGCGATGCCCGCACCCACCTGCTGCATGCCCTGAGCGGCTTGCGCCTGGCGCTGTTGCCGGGTGTGGAGGTGATGCTCGAACCCGCCGAACAGCCGCAATTGCCCCCCGGACTCGACGGAGCGCCCCTGTGA
- a CDS encoding tetratricopeptide repeat protein has product MSAASNIHSLLARLLPERVIAPPIAVGRRQRLFAGVGLPSQRSLLISRLDEASDLQAVYADLRRQALQGSVAALNDLGWIWLNGKYWRADTVLAGHLLRMAALQGSAAAWFNLGQQHYFGKGIEPSYVQAAECYRQAFERGLLHAAAALGDLYEEEVCDGDLQWQVDLVQAYQWFLRGAERGEARCRFEVGYRLMHGLYVEADIKAALYWLELAAAAGVVQAAEELAVHFSSRDELRYQEWRDRAVQMGSTLALTMKLEDQIQP; this is encoded by the coding sequence ATGTCTGCTGCCAGCAATATCCATTCGCTGCTTGCCCGTCTCCTGCCCGAGCGGGTCATCGCCCCACCGATTGCTGTCGGGAGGCGACAGCGGTTGTTTGCCGGGGTAGGGCTGCCCAGCCAGCGCTCGCTATTGATCAGCCGCCTGGACGAAGCCAGCGACTTGCAGGCGGTATATGCCGACCTGCGCCGCCAGGCGTTGCAAGGCAGCGTGGCCGCGCTCAATGACCTCGGCTGGATCTGGCTCAACGGCAAGTACTGGCGTGCCGATACCGTGCTGGCCGGTCACCTGTTGCGCATGGCTGCCCTGCAGGGCAGTGCTGCTGCCTGGTTCAACCTCGGGCAGCAGCATTATTTCGGCAAAGGCATCGAACCCTCCTATGTGCAGGCGGCGGAGTGCTACCGGCAGGCCTTCGAGCGCGGCCTGCTACACGCCGCTGCCGCGTTGGGCGACCTGTACGAGGAAGAGGTATGCGATGGCGACCTGCAGTGGCAGGTCGACCTGGTGCAGGCCTACCAGTGGTTCCTGCGTGGTGCCGAGCGGGGCGAGGCACGTTGTCGTTTCGAGGTGGGATACCGGTTGATGCACGGGCTGTACGTGGAAGCCGATATCAAGGCTGCACTGTACTGGCTGGAGCTGGCGGCAGCGGCGGGCGTGGTGCAGGCTGCCGAGGAGCTGGCAGTGCACTTCAGTAGCCGTGACGAGCTGCGGTACCAGGAGTGGCGCGACCGGGCGGTGCAGATGGGGAGTACTTTGGCCTTGACCATGAAGCTGGAAGACCAGATTCAACCCTGA
- a CDS encoding tryptophan synthase subunit beta: MFYVQRDAAGQLRRVEAAAFDEFTEMLPADHADIQAWFADDIVENSLNQLKQSDLDMIRVLEDLIDVLTAKGVFKITDLPPGAQAKLLNRSTARKALSSLNNLIEEEEQGGLI; the protein is encoded by the coding sequence ATGTTCTATGTGCAACGCGATGCTGCCGGCCAGTTGCGGCGGGTAGAGGCAGCCGCTTTCGACGAGTTCACAGAAATGCTCCCTGCCGACCATGCCGATATCCAGGCCTGGTTCGCCGACGACATTGTGGAAAACAGCCTCAACCAGCTCAAGCAAAGCGACCTCGACATGATCCGTGTGCTCGAGGACCTGATCGACGTGCTGACCGCCAAGGGTGTCTTCAAGATCACCGACCTGCCCCCCGGGGCGCAGGCCAAGCTGTTGAACCGCTCTACGGCGCGCAAGGCGCTCAGCAGCCTGAACAACCTTATCGAAGAAGAAGAGCAGGGCGGCCTGATCTGA
- a CDS encoding MarR family winged helix-turn-helix transcriptional regulator: MSLDLLRLQVSSGMVVAARHWRRICHTALTGYGISEACATPLLMIVRLGDGVHQVAVAQAAGLESPSLVRLLDQLCKAGLVCRSEDPLDRRAKGLSLTAEGRALAEAIEAELVRLRREVLQHIDQADLAAALRVLRAFEAAGLGSTGEAA; the protein is encoded by the coding sequence ATGTCCCTTGATCTCCTGCGCCTGCAAGTCAGCAGCGGCATGGTGGTTGCCGCCCGGCATTGGCGGCGCATCTGCCACACCGCCCTGACCGGTTATGGCATCTCCGAGGCCTGCGCCACGCCCCTGTTGATGATCGTGCGCCTGGGCGACGGCGTGCACCAGGTCGCCGTGGCCCAGGCGGCGGGCCTGGAAAGCCCGTCGTTGGTGCGCCTGCTCGACCAGCTGTGCAAGGCTGGCCTGGTATGCCGTAGCGAAGACCCGCTGGACCGTCGCGCAAAGGGCCTGAGCCTGACCGCTGAAGGCCGCGCACTGGCCGAGGCCATCGAAGCCGAACTGGTGCGCCTGCGCCGTGAGGTGCTGCAGCATATCGACCAGGCCGACCTGGCAGCCGCCTTGCGCGTGTTGCGCGCCTTCGAAGCTGCCGGCCTGGGCAGCACAGGCGAGGCCGCATGA
- a CDS encoding WYL domain-containing protein translates to MPFATTRATLSRQWALLRQLPSRSPGITSAELVWRLRDVGFTVSKRTVERDLNELSLIFPLERNDKSIPFGWHWSASAVGELRGNFDLLTHLRGDALQPARGEGVELVARISDALARQLRDAPLSSDMQLTALEHGHRMRATVSDGWPLRWWLLSHGDGVVVEQPTGLREEIGRILSNAAAQYQNS, encoded by the coding sequence TTGCCGTTCGCCACTACCCGCGCCACCCTTAGCCGTCAGTGGGCGCTGCTGCGCCAGCTGCCCAGCCGCTCTCCAGGCATTACCAGCGCCGAGCTGGTCTGGCGCCTGCGTGACGTGGGCTTCACTGTCAGCAAACGTACCGTCGAACGCGACCTCAATGAGCTGTCGCTGATATTCCCGCTGGAGCGCAATGACAAGAGCATCCCGTTTGGCTGGCATTGGTCGGCGAGCGCCGTGGGCGAATTGCGCGGCAATTTCGATCTGCTGACGCATTTGCGCGGCGACGCGTTGCAGCCAGCACGGGGGGAGGGGGTCGAGTTGGTGGCACGGATCAGCGATGCACTGGCGCGGCAGTTGCGGGATGCGCCGCTGAGTAGCGACATGCAACTGACGGCGCTGGAACACGGGCATCGGATGCGGGCCACGGTGAGCGATGGCTGGCCGCTGCGCTGGTGGCTGTTGAGCCATGGCGATGGGGTGGTGGTCGAGCAGCCTACCGGCTTGCGGGAGGAGATTGGCAGGATTCTCAGCAATGCGGCTGCGCAGTACCAGAATTCCTGA